One Syntrophus gentianae DNA segment encodes these proteins:
- a CDS encoding NAD(+) synthase, translating to MLSRPLDFFNLYSHGFIRAAICIPEVRVADTYFNADRTIQMAKEAAAGKAIFALFPELNLSAYSNEDLFHQDTLQKSVYDALFRVARETASLNLVLVVGAPIRVDCRLYNCGVVLYHGRILGIAVKSYLPNYREFYELRQFSPADQIITATIDLGDQKDIPFGANLVFEVKNIPDFKFFVEICEDVWVPIPPSSFAAMAGATVIANLSASNITIGKAEYRQSLAANQSARCVSAYLYAASGPGESTTDLAWDGHAMIHENGNLLSESQRFSRTPQIVHADIDLDRLAQDRMRLTSFGHNARAHKDILCRFRRIAFEVAPVEGRRLLERQYPRFPYIPADPNTRDQRCYEAYNIQVQGLAKRLESAGIKNVVIGISGGLDSTHALIVAAKTMDLLGFPRSCIKAYTMPGFATTDKTYRNSLRLMKVLEVEANEIDIRPSCMQMLKDIQHPFAEGERLYDITFENIQAGERTSHLFRIANMRNALVIGTGDLSELALGWCTYGVGDHMSHYNVNASLPKTLIQHLIRWVASSKQFSGETSEVLLDILATEISPELVPGEEDQQPAQKTESVIGPYELQDFNNFYTTRFGYLPTKIAFLAYCTWKDKREGLWPDIPEEKQHQYTIAEIKHWLQVYLLRFFKLSQYKRSCIPNSPKVGSGGSLSPRGDYRAPSDSEATVWLKNAEQIPENDD from the coding sequence ATGCTTTCAAGACCTCTCGATTTCTTCAATCTGTATTCCCACGGTTTCATTCGAGCTGCGATCTGCATCCCGGAGGTCCGTGTTGCCGATACCTATTTCAATGCGGACAGAACCATCCAGATGGCAAAGGAGGCGGCGGCGGGAAAGGCCATCTTCGCCCTCTTCCCGGAACTGAACCTGTCGGCTTACTCCAATGAAGACCTCTTTCATCAGGACACCCTCCAGAAGAGTGTTTATGACGCTCTCTTTCGGGTAGCCCGGGAAACGGCCTCCTTGAACCTGGTTCTTGTCGTCGGCGCCCCCATCCGGGTGGACTGCCGCCTTTACAATTGCGGGGTCGTTCTTTATCATGGCCGGATTCTCGGCATTGCCGTTAAATCCTATCTCCCGAATTACCGGGAATTCTACGAGCTCAGACAGTTCAGCCCGGCCGACCAGATCATCACTGCAACCATTGACCTGGGCGATCAGAAGGACATCCCTTTCGGCGCTAATCTTGTCTTTGAAGTCAAAAATATTCCCGATTTCAAATTTTTCGTTGAAATTTGCGAAGACGTCTGGGTTCCCATTCCGCCGTCCAGTTTTGCGGCCATGGCGGGCGCAACCGTGATTGCGAACCTGTCGGCATCCAACATTACGATCGGGAAAGCCGAGTATCGCCAGAGCCTTGCCGCAAATCAATCCGCCCGGTGTGTTTCTGCGTACCTATACGCCGCTTCAGGCCCGGGGGAATCCACTACGGATCTCGCCTGGGACGGACATGCCATGATCCATGAAAACGGCAACCTTCTGTCCGAATCGCAGCGTTTCTCCCGAACCCCTCAGATTGTCCATGCCGATATCGATCTCGACCGGCTGGCCCAGGATCGGATGCGTTTGACCAGTTTCGGTCACAATGCCCGCGCCCACAAGGATATCCTCTGCCGGTTCCGCAGAATCGCCTTTGAAGTCGCCCCTGTGGAGGGCAGACGCCTCCTGGAAAGGCAGTATCCCCGCTTTCCCTACATCCCGGCCGACCCGAACACACGGGATCAGCGTTGCTACGAGGCCTATAACATCCAGGTCCAGGGATTGGCGAAGCGTCTTGAATCTGCAGGCATAAAAAATGTGGTGATCGGCATCTCCGGAGGGCTGGATTCGACGCACGCCCTTATTGTGGCCGCAAAAACAATGGATCTGCTGGGATTTCCCCGATCCTGCATCAAGGCCTATACCATGCCCGGTTTTGCCACGACGGATAAAACCTATCGGAATTCCTTACGGCTGATGAAAGTCCTGGAGGTGGAGGCCAACGAAATTGACATCCGCCCCAGTTGCATGCAGATGCTCAAGGACATCCAGCACCCCTTTGCCGAAGGGGAAAGGCTTTACGACATTACTTTTGAAAACATTCAAGCGGGGGAAAGGACCTCCCACCTCTTCCGGATCGCCAATATGAGAAATGCCCTGGTCATCGGGACGGGAGACCTCAGTGAGCTGGCCCTCGGCTGGTGCACCTACGGCGTCGGCGACCACATGTCCCACTACAATGTCAACGCAAGTCTCCCCAAAACCCTGATTCAGCATCTTATCCGCTGGGTGGCTTCCTCGAAACAATTCTCCGGGGAAACTTCGGAGGTTCTTCTCGACATCCTGGCAACCGAAATCAGCCCGGAACTCGTTCCCGGTGAAGAAGACCAGCAGCCCGCCCAGAAGACGGAATCGGTCATCGGTCCCTATGAACTCCAGGATTTCAATAATTTTTATACGACGCGCTTTGGTTATCTGCCGACCAAGATCGCCTTTCTGGCTTACTGTACCTGGAAGGATAAAAGGGAAGGTTTGTGGCCGGATATCCCGGAGGAGAAACAGCACCAATACACCATCGCCGAGATCAAGCATTGGCTTCAGGTTTATCTGCTGCGATTTTTCAAGTTGAGTCAGTACAAGCGCTCCTGCATTCCCAACAGCCCTAAGGTCGGTTCCGGCGGATCGCTTTCCCCCCGCGGGGATTACAGGGCCCCCAGCGACAGCGAAGCGACGGTCTGGCTGAAAAATGCGGAACAAATTCCGGAGAATGACGATTAA
- the folE2 gene encoding GTP cyclohydrolase FolE2 — translation MIDIQSQKDHRKINIQKVGVKGIKYPIIVLDKTAGTQPVNASINMYVNLPHSFKGTHMSRFIEVLNEFRGEINLRTFHTILEKVREKLHAESAHMEIEFPYFIEKTAPVSGAKSLMEYRCLFSGCNAEHQKDFLVGIVVPVTTVCPCSKEISSMGAHNQRSFVTVKVRFRKFFWLEDLIRLVETSASGEVYSLLKRVDEKYVTEQGYSNPMFVEDVVRNIAEQLNSNSNLTWYSVEAENFESIHNHNAYAYVEKE, via the coding sequence GATCGATATTCAAAGTCAGAAGGACCATAGAAAAATCAACATTCAGAAGGTTGGTGTCAAAGGGATCAAGTATCCCATCATCGTCCTGGATAAGACAGCAGGCACGCAACCCGTAAACGCCTCCATCAACATGTACGTCAATCTCCCTCATTCCTTCAAGGGGACCCATATGAGCCGCTTCATCGAAGTGCTCAACGAATTTCGGGGGGAGATCAACCTTCGCACCTTTCATACGATTCTGGAGAAAGTCCGGGAAAAGCTGCACGCGGAATCGGCGCATATGGAGATCGAGTTCCCCTATTTCATCGAGAAGACCGCCCCGGTATCCGGTGCGAAAAGCCTGATGGAATACCGTTGCCTTTTCAGCGGCTGCAACGCCGAACACCAGAAAGATTTTCTCGTCGGGATTGTCGTCCCCGTAACCACCGTATGCCCCTGCTCGAAGGAAATCAGCAGCATGGGCGCCCATAATCAGCGAAGTTTTGTCACGGTCAAAGTGAGATTCCGGAAGTTCTTCTGGCTGGAGGACCTGATCCGGCTCGTTGAAACATCCGCCAGCGGAGAGGTCTATTCGCTTCTCAAACGCGTGGATGAAAAATATGTAACGGAACAGGGCTATTCGAACCCCATGTTCGTGGAAGATGTCGTCCGGAACATCGCGGAACAGCTCAACAGCAATTCCAACCTGACATGGTACAGCGTCGAAGCGGAAAATTTCGAAAGCATTCACAATCACAACGCCTATGCCTACGTGGAGAAAGAGTGA